Below is a genomic region from Eupeodes corollae chromosome 1, idEupCoro1.1, whole genome shotgun sequence.
ataagtTCTTACAACTCAATGGAAAAAACTTTTCTAGGCGAGAGATGGTACAACGGAATCTATTTATTCCTCATGGGCTTTTTAATGGTAAATTGTTGATCAGCGTGTTCATCTTTCTGTAAGTTATGGAGTCGGAACTGAACTCAACTTAACCGAAGACATGAAGAACATTAGGGTGGTCTTGATAGATACGTaggtatacatattttttaatttatttttatatatatacataggtatgcTTTATATGAACATATTTTCCAAAGAGTCTtctaaactaattttgtattattttgcagAAGCCTGCTTTATGGAAGGAAGTATGTATTCTTAACCATTCTAgtgaaaaccatttaaaaaacatgCACAGGTGTAGACCACTGTTCACTTAGTGAGTAGCAAATTGTTGCTCgttctatgtacatatgtcatTGGATTATTGCAGTTTTGTAGATAAACTGAACCACGATGCAATGTCAAGTCGACATGTGGCTATGTTAAAAGCTGACAACGCTTTTATAAACTGCTATTCATCATACACTTCGTGTCAGATGGATAGGGACAAGGTTTTTTTATTAGcttttttcgaagaagtaaatctatatacaaaaattaaaaaaaaaaactacatagtgtaaatgttttatttttgtttgtatttttttttaaatttaattaaataaataatttggatttttaaagcaataaacGCCTTGTCTTTTTTTTAGACATAATGTCGATCCCTTCATCTGGATCCACATCAATACCTGAGTGAACAGACATCATTGCAAGTGCGCTTAGTCTTTGATGGCCCATAACGCTTCGGGATACTGTTTTGATCCTTTTtatcgttgaaaaggttctTTCAACGCTAGCTGTTGTAACTGGTAGCGTGGCCAAAATTGTAAGCAAGTAGCTTATGCTCCTGAAGTAGGTCTTGTCACATATATCTAGCAGTTTCAGAACATCGGAAGAGGGATCCATCGATGAAATTTTTTCGCACCAGAATATGTACTCCGCTTTAACAGCTGACAAGGATATTGCGATATCGAAGTAGAGTGTTagattttccatttcatttacTCGATTGGCAGCAGCAAAATCTGGAAGCAGAGTTTGAAACG
It encodes:
- the LOC129946294 gene encoding uncharacterized protein LOC129946294, with the protein product MAMSSKASTLLAAIQRSDFLVSLMVCEKLFSLTLPLSIFLQNESLNFVSAINHTKQVLSSLKNIRETARDAFQSASQLARDLFEVSITIPRLSLKQTTSSNPETSCSEDYFRVSVFIRCLDSLIQNLTDKFMVNEDVLLPFQTLLPDFAAANRVNEMENLTLYFDIAISLSAVKAEYIFWCEKISSMDPSSDVLKLLDICDKTYFRSISYLLTILATLPVTTASVERTFSTIKRIKTVSRSVMGHQRLSALAMMSVHSGIDVDPDEGIDIMSKKKTRRLLL